One stretch of Rhipicephalus sanguineus isolate Rsan-2018 chromosome 10, BIME_Rsan_1.4, whole genome shotgun sequence DNA includes these proteins:
- the LOC119371730 gene encoding HBS1-like protein isoform X1, which translates to MSRHRNVRTMNYDDDYEGYYDVYGRSQEEDSCISPTTEEQFLYNREKLHSMSSFLSPEVLQEENEEEEEDEAHKSATQEPELSPVDEVRLYECIEKMQNVVGDSIPEATLRRAALEGDFNAEVALDRLLQETDKPKPQREPRRRESDSEDDDSCVVSPSDTVFDGGGGAPVVVPHLTTVVAQFDAPARSRGDNARRSSSSERVGGAAAPANAETDSATLLNLVLLPSPPAACTVETLGCDLKLDDLLKSDGSAESRRPDSLPEAAHSISGCDGAPRSALAHHECITVPEKSLAFAPSATYDLSINRPTCHTDSSDDFLEALLQEGNVPSNTSPPKPVEKPSATVPDELDILLGMVSSYKPDPASPTDISRRDGQATSASASRKVPSVSKPAKDIFGDSLDALLGIGVASASSRQSGKDAAETDFDDFLMLLRTDFGGTSDLIERDDGLATLPIADVLSAATSDAKGSVKSPQKPNSKKQQPALLNLSEILGLNREPTPDTAAEGGALKLDDILKGTAAGVSAFAGQESHPYGGDVESPELSPLHSTAAVAVKEASLFGKVLVYFCFVRRQTPAFDLTSWLRKLGVLDLRPGEKTKTAAFNFAVPSPDDVVRACRKRAVEASERKPLTPLEQVGAPARAAGANKEPLPSIDPALRQSFPKQPQPEVEDKRSKASSETLKVPSATSSNRSSPDLDRKEPSPEAGGDTQPADGATPKTPRSKPPKDVAAEYAKERGSTKSLLNLVVIGHVDAGKSTLMGHLLYRLGCVQKKQMHKYEQESKKLGKASFMYAWVLDETSEERNRGITMDVAQAKFETPNRSIVLLDAPGHRDFIPNMITGAAQADVAILVVDATRGEFETGFEMGGQTREHTLLVRSLGVSQLAVAINKLDNVSWDEGRYNEITAKLRSFLRQAGYRESDFTFVPCSGLTGENLTTKPESGSPLTKWYTGPCLVDVIDSFKPPERPVSKPFRLCVSDVFKGQGSGFCVSGRIDAGCVANGDKVLVMPAAEQGTVKGITIDELPTTQAFAGDQVALTLAGVDMIKVTTGSFICDPAVPIRVSTRFQARLVVFNIEVPLTRGFPVVLHYQSTTEQASIHRIISQLNKVTGEVVRNKPRCLVKNTSGLVEIKVSRPICVELYKEFKELGRITLRSGGSTVAAGVITEVM; encoded by the exons TGCGGCTTTACGAGTGCATCGAGAAGATGCAAAACGTGGTGGGCGACTCGATACCAGAGGCCACGCTTCGTCGGGCGGCCCTCGAGGGAGACTTCAACGCCGAAGTCGCTCTTGACCGTCTGCTGCAAG aaACAGACAAGCCGAAGCCACAGCGCGAGCCACGGAGGAGAG AATcggacagcgaagacgacgactctTGTGTCGTTTCGCCGTCCGACACAGTTTTCGATGGTGGTGGTGGGGCGCCTGTAGTTGTCCCGCATTTGACGACCGTCGTCGCGCAATTCGACGCGCCGGCGAGAAGTCGGGGCGATAACGCACGGAGATCAAGCAGCAGCGAGCGCGTGGGGGGAGCTGCCGCGCCTGCGAATGCGGAGACAGACTCGGCGACACTTTTAAACCTAGTGCTTCTTCCTTCTCCCCCCGCTGCGTGTACAGTTGAAACTTTAGGTTGTGACTTAAAACTGGACGATTTGCTCAAATCAGACGGGTCGGCAGAATCTCGTAGGCCAGACAGCTTGCCAGAAGCTGCGCACAGTATTAGTGGTTGTGATGGCGCGCCGCGGTCCGCGCTTGCTCATCATGAGTGTATTACAGTACCTGAAAAATCGCTTGCCTTTGCTCCAAGCGCTACTTACGATCTCAGTATTAACCGTCCAACTTGTCATACGGACTCTAGCGATGACTTCCTCGAAGCACTTCTCCAAGAAGGAAACGTGCCAAGCAACACCTCGCCGCCAAAACCTGTGGAAAAACCGTCGGCAACAGTGCCCGATGAGCTGGACATACTGTTGGGCATGGTGTCGAGCTACAAGCCCGATCCGGCCAGCCCAACTGACATTTCAAGACGTGACGGCCAAGCTACTTCCGCGAGTGCGAGTCGCAAAGTGCCATCCGTAAGCAAACCTGCAAAAGACATCTTTGGGGACAGCTTAGATGCACTTTTGGGAATTGGTGTAGCCTCCGCGTCTTCGCGACAAAGCGGCAAAGACGCAGCCGAAACGGACTTCGACGACTTTCTCATGTTGTTGAGAACTGACTTTGGTGGCACGAGCGACTTAATCGAGCGAGACGATGGCCTGGCAACACTGCCCATCGCGGATGTTTTGTCAGCGGCTACCAGTGATGCAAAGGGATCGGTGAAATCACCTCAGAAACCGAACTCGAAGAAACAACAGCCTGCTTTGCTCAATCTTAGTGAAATACTCGGCCTGAACAGAGAGCCCACTCCCGACACGGCTGCCGAGGGAGGAGCGCTCAAACTCGACGACATTCTGAAAGGAACCGCGGCGGGTGTTTCAGCATTCGCCGGGCAAGAGAGCCACCCATACGGAGGCGACGTTGAAAGCCCCGAGTTGAGTCCCCTGCACAGCACCGCAGCTGTGGCTGTGAAAGAAGCATCCCTCTTTGGCAAAGTGCTCGTGTACTTCTGTTTTGTCCGGCGGCAGACACCTGCCTTCGATCTCACAAGTTGGTTGAGAAAGCTCGGTGTGCTGGATTTGAGGCCCGGAGAAAAAACAAAGACGGCAGCGTTCAATTTCGCTGTGCCGTCGCCCGACGATGTCGTGCGCGCGTGTCGGAAACGTGCAGTGGAGGCGTCAG AGCGGAAACCGCTCACACCTCTCGAGCAAGTTGGGGCGCCCGCCAGAGCTGCGGGGGCCAACAAGGAGCCGCTTCCCTCCATTGACCCGGCGCTGAGGCAGTCGTTTCCTAAGCAGCCTCAGCCTGAGGTCGAAGACAAGCGCAGCAA GGCATCGTCGGAGACTCTCAAGGTGCCGAGTGCGACAAGCTCCAACCGGAGTTCTCCGGATCTGGATCGCAAGGAGCCCTCTCCGGAAGCTGGCGGGGACACGCAGCCTGCCGACGGCGCCACTCCCAAAACACCGAG GTCCAAGCCACCCAAGGACGTGGCTGCGGAATACGCCAAGGAGAGGGGCTCCACCAAATCTCTCCTCAACTTGGTGGTCATTGGGCATGTAGACGCCGGCAAGAGCACACTCATGGGTCACCTCCTGTACAG GCTTGGTTGTGTGCAGAAGAAGCAAATGCACAAATACGAGCAGGAGTCCAAGAAACTGGGGAAGGCGTCGTTCATGTACGCGTGGGTGTTGGACGAGACGTCGGAAGAGAG GAATCGTGGCATTACCATGGATGTTGCTCAGGCAAAGTTTGAGACGCCTAACCGTAGTATCGTCCTCTTGGATGCACCAGGTCATCGGGACTTCATTCCAAACATGATCACAG GCGCCGCCCAAGCGGACGTTGCCATCCTAGTAGTCGATGCCACGCGAGGTGAATTTGAAACTGGTTTCGAAATGGGAGGACAGACAAGGGAACACACTTTGCTCGTGCGGTCACTAG GTGTGTCCCAGCTTGCAGTGGCCATCAATAAACTGGACAACGTGTCGTGGGACGAGGGGCGCTACAACGAAATCACGGCCAAGCTGCGCAGTTTCCTGCGTCAGGCCGGCTACCGGGAGTCCGACTTCACCTTCGTGCCTTGCAGTGGCCTGACGGGCGAGAATTTGACCACCAAGCCCGAGTCCGGTTCTCCACTCACCAAGTGGTACACGGGGCCATGCCTTGTCGACGTTATCG ATAGCTTCAAGCCACCCGAGCGGCCAGTGTCGAAGCCGTTCCGGCTATGCGTGAGCGATGTTTTCAAGGGACAGGGGTCCGGCTTCTGCGTTTCCGGTAGGATAGACGCCGGCTGCGTGGCCAATGGCGACAAAGTCCTTGTGATGCCGGCAGCCGAGCAGGGAACCGTTAAAG GAATCACCATTGACGAGTTGCCAACGACTCAGGCCTTTGCGGGCGATCAAGTGGCACTGACGCTGGCTGGGGTGGACATGATCAAG gtCACTACGGGAAGCTTCATCTGCGATCCGGCCGTGCCAATCCGGGTGTCGACGCGGTTCCAGGCGCGCCTGGTGGTGTTCAACATCGAGGTGCCCCTGACCAGGGGATTCCCCGTCGTGCTCCACTACCAGAGCACCACGGAGCAGGCTTCCATTCACCGCATAATTTCGCAGCTGAACAAGGTCACGGGTGAAGTGGTGCGCAACAAGCCGAG GTGTTTGGTGAAGAACACGAGTGGCCTGGTTGAAATCAAGGTGAGCCGTCCGATATGCGTGGAACTGTACAAGGAATTCAAGGAGCTCGGCCGCATCACGCTTCGGTCGGGGGGCAGCACCGTGGCTGCTGGCGTTATCACCGAG